In Rutidosis leptorrhynchoides isolate AG116_Rl617_1_P2 chromosome 2, CSIRO_AGI_Rlap_v1, whole genome shotgun sequence, one genomic interval encodes:
- the LOC139892776 gene encoding probable pectin methyltransferase QUA2 — translation MSRPLHRGVVGGGRLSGNIQDYLADSQMKIKTDFDKNLKTSSDQVSLSLRNPFQFLFENSSSKQDSIENGLSVSDPFTHPTSLKNRHMLTLLFLKFILVAIVIFGLTVSFLWTTSLTNASKGHTVRGYRKLQERLVSDLWDIGELSLGASRFKESEFCSTESENYVPCFNVTENLESGLTDGKEFDRRCGPMSKQNCLILAPPKYKIPHRWPTGRDVIWIDNVKITAQEVLSSGSLTKRMMMLDEDQISFSFASSMVDDNIEDYSHQIAEMIGLRNESYLVQAGVRTILDIGCGYGSLGAHLFPKQLLTMCIANYEASGSQVEIALERGLPAIVGSFTSKQLPFPSLSFDMIHSASDDVEWDKKDGVHLIEVNRVLRPGGYFVWTSPFANTPASVRDKENLKRWDFVRNIAKDLCWDLLSQQDKTVVWKKPSKKSCYASRKHGPGPLICKDGRDVESPYYHPLVACIGGTRSRRWVPIEDRPTWPSRATLSSKELAVHGVLPDDFTEDNVNWKSAVRDYWSLLSPLIFSDHPKRPGEEDPIPPYNMVRNVLDMNAHFGGFNSALLDAKKSVWVMNVVPTSGVNHLPLILDRGFVGVLHDWCEAFPTYPRTYDMVHADGLLTLETVKQSRCSTLDLFYEIDRLLRPEGWVILRDTAPLIESARVMTARLRWEARVVEIESNNDEKLLVCQKPLIRSQTNSL, via the exons ATGTCCCGGCCTCTTCATCGAGGTGTTGTGGGTGGTGGAAGACTTTCAGGAAACATTCAAGATTATTTAGCAGATTCACAAATGAAGATTAAAACAGATTTTGATAAGAATTTGAAAACATCAtctgatcaagtatcattatcttTAAGGAATCCATTTCAATTTCTATTTGAAAACTCATCTTCCAAACAAGATTCCATCGAAAATGGATTATCCGTTTCAGATCCATTTACCCATCCAACATCCTTAAAGAATCGCCATATGCTGACGTTACTTTTTCTTAAGTTCATTTTAGTTGCGATCGTGATCTTCGGTCTTACAGTGTCGTTTTTATGGACAACATCGCTCACGAACGCATCTAAAGGTCATACGGTTCGTGGGTATCGAAAGCTGCAAGAACGGCTTGTGTCAGACTTGTGGGACATTGGCGAGCTCTCACTCGGTGCGTCTAGGTTCAAAGAATCCGAGTTTTGTTCAACTGAATCCGAAAATTATGTACCTTGTTTCAATGTAACTGAAAATCTTGAGTCGGGTTTGACCGATGGGAAAGAGTTTGACCGTCGTTGTGGGCCCATGTCGAAGCAGAATTGTTTAATTCTTGCTCCACCCAAGTACAAAATTCCCCATAGGTGGCCTACTGGTAGAGATGTAATCTGGATAGATAATGTCAAAATTACTGCACAGGAGGTACTTTCATCAGGAAGCTTAACAAAAAG GATGATGATGTTAGATGAAGATCAGATCTCGTTTAGTTTTGCGTCTTCAATGGTAGATGATAATATAGAAGACTACTCTCATCAGATTGCAGAAATGATCGGTTTGAGAAACGAGTCTTATCTTGTACAGGCTGGA GTAAGGACTATATTAGATATAGGTTGTGGGTATGGTAGTTTAGGAGCACATTTATTTCCGAAACAGCTTTTAACAATGTGTATTGCAAACTACGAGGCTTCGGGTAGTCAAGTTGAAATCGCGCTTGAACGTGGTCTCCCTGCAATCGTTGGCTCGTTTACTTCGAAACAGTTACCGTTCCCGTCACTTTCGTTCGACATGATACATAGTGCATCGGATGATGTTGAATGGGATAAAAAAG ATGGTGTACATTTAATAGAGGTGAACCGAGTTTTGAGGCCTGGCGGATATTTTGTGTGGACGTCACCATTTGCTAACACACCAGCTTCTGTGCGCGATAAGGAAAATTTAAAAAGATGGGATTTTGTGCGTAATATTGCAAAAGATCTCTGTTGGGATTTGTTATCACAACAAGATAAAACAGTTGTTTGGAAAAAACCTAGCAAGAAAAGTTGTTATGCTTCTAG GAAACATGGGCCGGGTCCTTTAATCTGCAAAGATGGTCGTGATGTCGAATCTCCATATTATCATCCACTTGTGGCATGCATCGGTGGGACCCGGAGCCGGCGATGGGTTCCTATTGAGGATAGGCCAACCTGGCCGTCTCGAGCTACATTGAGTTCCAAAGAACTTGCGGTTCATG GTGTACTTCCTGATGACTTCACGGAAGATAACGTTAACTGGAAATCTGCTGTTCGAGATTATTGGTCTCTACTCTCCCCGTTGATATTTTCAGATCATCCAAAGAGACCTGGTGAGGAGGATCCAATTCCGCCTTATAATATGGTCAGAAATGTGTTGGACATGAATGCCCATTTTGGTGGCTTTAATTCTGCATTGTTGGATGCAAAAAAATCTGTATGGGTCATGAATGTGGTCCCCACAAGTGGCGTCAACCATCTTCCTCTTATCCTAGACAGGGGATTCGTTGGAGTGTTGCATGACTG GTGTGAAGCATTTCCAACTTACCCTAGGACTTATGATATGGTGCATGCTGATGGACTTTTAACCCTTGAAACTGTAAAGCAGTCTCGATGCAGCACACTGGATCTTTTTTATGAGATCGACCGCTTACTTCGTCCAGAG GGTTGGGTGATACTACGAGACACTGCTCCTCTGATTGAGTCAGCCAGAGTCATGACAGCTAGATTAAGATGGGAAGCACGAGTTGTGGAGATCGAGAGTAACAATGATGAAAAACTTCTTGTCTGCCAGAAACCTTTAATAAGGAGCCAGACAAACTCATTATAA